The Budorcas taxicolor isolate Tak-1 chromosome 2, Takin1.1, whole genome shotgun sequence genome window below encodes:
- the LOC128061546 gene encoding RING finger protein 223: MAEPASDSGGGGCGDRSPTSSPGSSTGTGGTAGRARDGGEAGARSAAVTVPGLPPLEDYECKICYNYFDADRRAPKLLACLHTFCQECLSQLQLRAAAAAAAAPERTPRPPPWHGPPGAIACPVCRHRTPLPDSRVHGLPNNTKLAEAFPLALRAAHDPLPQDRLPPLPARRPAPTSVPSAAEAPAPPPPQASSEDSAGGPRARAGLRAPGNYESCQNCKRAALTAGCVCVVFSFLSMVVLLFTGLIFVNHYGGGGVGGGAPSGGGAPSGAAPAAGSPSPSPVGPICLSVASILALFSVVITWIICWLKYRPEGAAPGSAGGGGGPRARAVAAASGARRSGT, encoded by the coding sequence ATGGCAGAGCCGGCGAGCgacagcggcggcggcggctgcggcgaTCGGAGCCCAACCAGCAGTCCCGGGAGCTCTACTGGAACCGGGGGCACCGCGGGGCGAGCCCGGGACGGCGGGGAGGCGGGGGCCCGGAGCGCAGCGGTGACGGTCCCCGGCCTCCCTCCGCTCGAGGACTACGAGTGCAAAATCTGCTACAACTACTTCGACGCAGACCGGCGCGCGCCCAAGCTGCTGGCGTGCCTGCACACCTTCTGCCAGGAGTGCCTGAGCCAGCTGCAgctccgcgccgccgccgccgccgccgccgcgcctgAGCGCACGCCGCGCCCGCCGCCCTGGCACGGCCCGCCCGGCGCCATCGCCTGCCCTGTGTGCCGCCACCGCACGCCGCTGCCCGACAGCCGCGTGCACGGCCTGCCCAACAACACTAAGCTCGCCGAGGCCTTCCCGCTGGCCCTCCGCGCCGCGCACGACCCGCTGCCCCAGGACCGCCTCCCGCCGCTGCCCGCGCGCCGCCCAGCGCCCACTTCGGTCCCGTCGGCCGCCGaggccccggccccgccgccgccgcaggCGTCCTCCGAGGACTCCGCCGGAGGACCACGCGCCCGCGCCGGCCTGCGCGCGCCGGGCAACTACGAGAGCTGCCAGAACTGCAAGCGCGCCGCGCTCACCGCCGGCTGCGTGTGCGTtgtcttctccttcctctccatgGTGGTGCTGCTCTTCACCGGCCTCATCTTCGTCAACCACTacggcggcggcggcgtgggCGGCGGGGCCCCCTCGGGGGGCGGGGCGCCCTCTGGTGCAGCCCCCGCAGCCGGCTCGCCCTCGCCCTCGCCCGTGGGGCCCATCTGCCTGTCGGTGGCCAGCATCCTGGCGCTCTTCTCGGTCGTCATCACTTGGATCATCTGCTGGCTCAAGTACCGGCCCGAGGGCGCGGCCCCGGGCTCGGCCGGGGGCGGTGGCGGGCCGAGGGCGCGGGCGGTGGCAGCGGCGAGCGGCGCGCGGAGGAGCGGCACGTAG